A genomic stretch from Croceibacterium aestuarii includes:
- the cheB gene encoding chemotaxis-specific protein-glutamate methyltransferase CheB yields the protein MGIATNIGRPDEGPGLGRGRGIRVLVVDDSLIVRSAFSRLVEQTQGLVLAGAVSTAEDALQLLASEHVNVILLDLEMPGMGGLGALPKMIQRASEAKILVVSSHAKDGAEATVEALSLGAADTLQKPSSGGFDQAYREVLVGKILALGRKPLRRAATAATTPETPVPALRPASRQRARVLAIGASTGGIHALGQLFGVLPRDLGIPILVTQHLPHSFNEAFRNQLQDVSGLPAVAAEDGQPLLPGRIAVAPGDAHMVVVESGSGHAIKLDRRPVPSGCMPSLDPMFASLALTHGPAALGVVLTGMGRDGTDGAFELVEAGGTLLVQNEASSAVWGMPGSIARAGLAAAILHPFDLAARIAAAAGVQTA from the coding sequence GTGGGTATCGCGACGAACATAGGCCGGCCTGACGAGGGACCGGGTCTCGGACGTGGACGCGGCATTCGCGTTCTGGTGGTCGACGACTCGCTGATCGTGCGCTCGGCATTTTCACGGCTCGTCGAGCAGACGCAGGGTCTCGTGCTCGCCGGCGCGGTATCGACCGCGGAAGATGCGCTGCAGTTGCTCGCGAGCGAGCATGTCAACGTCATCCTGCTCGATCTCGAAATGCCCGGCATGGGAGGCCTGGGCGCCCTGCCCAAGATGATCCAGCGCGCCAGCGAAGCGAAAATCCTCGTCGTCTCGAGCCACGCCAAGGACGGAGCGGAAGCGACGGTCGAGGCGCTCAGCCTGGGTGCCGCAGACACTCTACAGAAACCGTCGAGCGGCGGGTTCGACCAGGCTTACCGCGAGGTCCTCGTCGGCAAGATTCTGGCGCTCGGCCGCAAGCCGCTACGCCGCGCGGCCACTGCAGCCACGACGCCGGAGACGCCCGTACCCGCGTTGCGCCCGGCCTCGCGCCAGCGTGCGCGGGTGCTCGCAATCGGCGCCTCGACCGGCGGCATTCACGCGCTCGGCCAGTTGTTCGGCGTGCTGCCGCGCGATCTCGGAATCCCGATACTCGTCACGCAGCACTTGCCGCACTCGTTCAACGAGGCTTTTCGCAACCAGTTGCAGGACGTCTCCGGATTGCCGGCGGTCGCCGCCGAGGACGGCCAGCCGCTGCTGCCGGGGCGCATCGCAGTAGCCCCCGGCGATGCCCATATGGTGGTGGTCGAAAGCGGTTCCGGACATGCCATCAAGCTCGACCGGCGGCCGGTGCCGAGCGGCTGCATGCCCTCGCTCGACCCGATGTTCGCCTCGCTCGCACTGACCCACGGTCCCGCGGCGCTGGGCGTGGTGCTGACGGGCATGGGCCGCGACGGCACCGACGGTGCGTTCGAGCTCGTCGAAGCGGGCGGAACGCTGCTGGTGCAGAACGAAGCCAGCTCGGCGGTGTGGGGGATGCCCGGTTCGATCGCCCGCGCCGGCCTTGCCGCGGCCATCCTCCATCCTTTCGACCTGGCCGCGCGCATCGCCGCGGCGGCGGGCGTGCAAACCGCATGA